The following are encoded together in the Pseudomonadota bacterium genome:
- the rpsI gene encoding 30S ribosomal protein S9, with protein sequence MIKGGGFHAIGRRKNAVARVYLRPGAGKFLVNGHETKEYFGRASLDLLLREPLVKTGVTEKFDISANVNGGGKSGQAGALRLALGRVLIDVDAALRPMLKEAGMLSRDSREVERKKYGRHKARKRPQFSKR encoded by the coding sequence ATGATCAAGGGTGGTGGATTTCACGCAATCGGACGCCGCAAGAATGCGGTAGCTAGAGTTTATCTCAGGCCAGGTGCCGGTAAGTTTTTAGTTAATGGCCATGAGACGAAGGAATACTTCGGTCGTGCAAGCCTAGATCTTCTTCTGAGGGAGCCGCTCGTAAAGACCGGTGTCACTGAGAAGTTTGATATCTCTGCCAACGTAAACGGTGGTGGAAAGAGTGGCCAGGCAGGGGCTCTTAGACTGGCTCTTGGACGTGTCCTGATCGATGTTGATGCAGCGCTTAGGCCAATGCTTAAGGAGGCAGGCATGCTTTCACGCGATTCGCGTGAAGTTGAGCGTAAGAAGTACGGGCGCCACAAAGCTCGTAAGCGTCCACAGTTCTCTAAGCGTTAA
- the rplM gene encoding 50S ribosomal protein L13, whose translation MSTVFVSTEVAREGAKWWVIDATGVPVGRIATEAAHLIRGKHRATFTPNVDGGDFVVVVNADKVVLTGNKHETKIYRHYTGYIGGLKEVAGGDMLKRKPEAAIERAVRGMLLEGVLGHRLLGKLKVYKGGDHPHAAQAPEAFQVSFQLKKKK comes from the coding sequence ATGAGTACCGTATTTGTTTCAACTGAAGTTGCCCGAGAGGGTGCCAAGTGGTGGGTAATCGACGCAACAGGCGTTCCGGTTGGGCGTATCGCCACAGAGGCCGCACATCTTATTCGCGGTAAACACAGAGCTACATTTACACCTAACGTTGATGGTGGTGATTTCGTAGTTGTAGTGAATGCAGATAAGGTAGTTCTAACTGGCAATAAGCATGAGACCAAGATCTATCGTCACTACACAGGATACATCGGCGGCCTTAAAGAGGTTGCTGGTGGTGATATGCTCAAGAGGAAGCCAGAGGCAGCTATTGAGCGTGCCGTTCGTGGAATGCTTCTAGAGGGCGTGCTAGGTCACCGTTTATTGGGTAAGTTAAAGGTGTATAAGGGTGGAGATCACCCGCACGCAGCGCAAGCGCCAGAAGCTTTTCAAGTTAGTTTTCAGCTCAAGAAGAAGAAGTAG